One window from the genome of Streptomyces cadmiisoli encodes:
- a CDS encoding GlxA family transcriptional regulator encodes MTAEPASRPHRVVVLALDGLLPFELGIPHRIFQRARDSAGRRLYEVVTCSVRPPGPVGTDSDFAVLVANGPEALATADTVVVPASYELGPVHEEGVLTAELAAAFALIRPGTRLAAICNGGYVLAAAGRLDGRPAAAHWADAEHFQRIFPRVEVDADVLFIDDGDVLTSAGVAAGIDLCLHIVRRDHGTAVANEVARRTVVPPHRDGGQAQYIHRPVPDPQQATTTAARAWALGRLHEPIQLRDMAGQQAMSVRTFTRRFREEAGVSPGQWLTQQRIERARHLLESTDLSVDQVARDAGFGTAQSMRQHLQAALGVTPTAYRRTFRSGADGSERRGNADARV; translated from the coding sequence ATGACCGCAGAGCCCGCGTCCCGACCGCACCGTGTCGTCGTCCTCGCCCTGGACGGGCTGCTGCCCTTCGAGCTCGGCATCCCGCACCGCATCTTCCAGCGCGCCAGGGACTCCGCGGGCCGCAGGCTCTACGAGGTCGTCACCTGCTCGGTCCGGCCGCCGGGCCCGGTCGGGACGGACAGCGACTTCGCCGTCCTCGTCGCGAACGGACCGGAGGCCCTGGCCACCGCCGACACCGTCGTCGTCCCGGCGTCCTACGAGCTCGGCCCGGTCCACGAGGAGGGCGTCCTGACCGCGGAACTGGCCGCCGCCTTCGCGCTCATCCGCCCCGGCACCCGGCTCGCCGCCATCTGCAACGGCGGATACGTCCTCGCCGCGGCCGGACGTCTGGACGGCCGCCCCGCCGCCGCGCACTGGGCCGACGCCGAGCACTTCCAGCGGATCTTCCCGCGGGTCGAGGTCGACGCGGACGTGCTGTTCATCGACGACGGCGACGTGCTGACCTCGGCCGGCGTGGCCGCCGGCATCGATCTGTGCCTGCACATCGTGCGCCGCGACCACGGCACCGCCGTGGCCAACGAGGTGGCCCGGCGCACCGTCGTCCCGCCGCACCGCGACGGCGGCCAGGCGCAGTACATCCACCGGCCGGTGCCCGACCCGCAGCAGGCGACCACCACGGCCGCCCGCGCCTGGGCGCTCGGCCGGCTGCACGAGCCGATCCAGTTGCGCGACATGGCCGGGCAGCAGGCGATGTCCGTACGCACCTTCACCCGGCGCTTCCGCGAGGAGGCCGGTGTCAGCCCCGGCCAGTGGCTCACCCAGCAGCGGATCGAACGCGCCCGCCATCTGCTGGAGTCCACCGATCTGTCCGTGGACCAGGTGGCCCGGGACGCGGGCTTCGGCACCGCGCAGTCGATGCGGCAGCACCTCCAGGCCGCGCTCGGCGTCACCCCCACCGCCTACCGTCGCACCTTCCGCTCGGGCGCCGACGGCTCCGAACGCCGGGGGAACGCGGACGCCCGGGTCTGA
- a CDS encoding MFS transporter → MTQTTDAAAVEEPRSGRTGRIHRAWFVAAVTFVTIIGAAAFRSLPGLLIDPLHQEYGWSRGTIGAAVSVNLALYGLTAPFAAALMDRFGIRRVVAGALTVIAVGSGLTVWMTAAWQLLLCWGLLVGLGSGSMALAFAATVTDRWFTERRGLVTGILTAASASGQLIFLPVLSWIVETHDWRPAAVTVSLAALAVVPFVWLLLHDHPADVGQKPYGAKEFVPKPDPVPGAARRAVTVLLSAVRTGPFWLLAGTFAICGASTNGLIQTHFVPAAHDHGMPITAAASLLAVIGVFDVVGTVASGWFTDRFDPRRLLAVYYALRGVSLLFLPMLLAPSVHPPMLFFIVFYGLDWVATVPPTMALCRERYGEDSAIVFGWVLASHQVGAAVVAFLGGVARDVFGSYDVVWYASGALCAAAALMALVIRRRPETARLATA, encoded by the coding sequence GTGACACAGACAACGGATGCCGCCGCGGTGGAGGAACCCCGCTCGGGCAGGACGGGCCGGATCCACCGCGCGTGGTTCGTCGCCGCCGTCACCTTCGTGACGATCATCGGCGCGGCCGCCTTCCGCTCCCTGCCGGGGCTGCTCATCGATCCGCTGCACCAGGAGTACGGCTGGTCGCGCGGCACGATCGGCGCGGCCGTCTCCGTCAACCTCGCCCTGTACGGACTGACGGCCCCCTTCGCCGCCGCGCTGATGGACCGCTTCGGCATCCGGCGGGTGGTCGCGGGCGCGCTGACCGTGATCGCGGTCGGCTCGGGCCTGACGGTGTGGATGACGGCGGCCTGGCAGCTGCTGCTGTGCTGGGGCCTGCTGGTGGGTCTGGGCAGCGGTTCGATGGCGCTGGCCTTCGCGGCGACCGTCACCGACCGCTGGTTCACCGAGCGGCGCGGACTGGTCACCGGCATCCTCACCGCCGCCTCGGCCTCCGGCCAGTTGATCTTTCTGCCGGTGCTGTCCTGGATCGTCGAGACGCACGACTGGCGCCCCGCGGCCGTCACCGTGTCCCTCGCCGCCCTCGCGGTCGTGCCCTTCGTCTGGCTGCTGCTGCACGACCACCCCGCGGACGTGGGCCAGAAGCCGTACGGGGCCAAGGAGTTCGTGCCGAAGCCGGACCCCGTGCCGGGTGCCGCCCGCCGCGCGGTGACGGTGCTCCTGTCCGCCGTCCGCACCGGGCCGTTCTGGCTGCTGGCCGGCACCTTCGCGATCTGCGGCGCCTCCACCAACGGCCTGATCCAGACCCACTTCGTCCCGGCCGCCCACGACCACGGCATGCCCATCACGGCCGCGGCCTCGCTGCTCGCGGTCATCGGGGTGTTCGACGTGGTCGGCACGGTGGCCTCGGGCTGGTTCACCGACCGCTTCGACCCGCGCCGGCTGCTGGCCGTGTACTACGCGCTGCGGGGTGTCTCGCTGCTGTTCCTGCCGATGCTGCTGGCGCCGAGCGTCCACCCTCCGATGCTCTTCTTCATCGTCTTCTACGGCCTCGACTGGGTCGCCACGGTGCCGCCGACCATGGCGCTGTGCCGGGAGCGGTACGGCGAGGACAGCGCCATCGTCTTCGGCTGGGTGCTCGCCTCGCACCAGGTCGGCGCGGCCGTCGTGGCCTTCCTGGGCGGCGTCGCGCGGGACGTCTTCGGCTCCTACGACGTGGTCTGGTACGCCTCGGGCGCGCTGTGCGCGGCGGCGGCGCTGATGGCGCTGGTGATCCGCCGGCGGCCGGAGACGGCACGCCTCGCGACGGCCTGA
- a CDS encoding flavin reductase family protein has product MGHAGMADAAVRYLRSVRGTSAAPRRVEALPRPELRCVGADERAPVDPAEFRRVLGNFATGVTVVTAPCADGPAGFACQSFSSLSLDPPLVAFMVGRTSTTWPRIAHAGVFCVNVLGSRQGELCRGFAVSGGDKFAGVAHDAAPVSGSPRLAGALAWIDCAVHAVHTGGDHLIVVGRVTALGTTGTDDAPLLFHRGRFL; this is encoded by the coding sequence ATGGGACATGCCGGGATGGCGGACGCCGCCGTCCGATACCTCAGGTCCGTCCGGGGCACCTCCGCGGCGCCGCGCCGGGTCGAAGCACTGCCGCGCCCCGAGCTGCGCTGCGTCGGCGCGGACGAGCGGGCGCCCGTCGACCCCGCGGAGTTCCGGCGCGTCCTCGGCAACTTCGCGACCGGCGTCACCGTCGTCACCGCGCCCTGCGCCGACGGCCCCGCCGGATTCGCCTGCCAGTCCTTCTCGTCGCTCTCCCTCGACCCGCCCCTGGTGGCCTTCATGGTCGGCCGTACGTCGACCACCTGGCCGCGCATCGCGCACGCGGGCGTGTTCTGCGTGAACGTGCTCGGCTCACGCCAGGGCGAGCTGTGCCGCGGCTTCGCGGTCAGCGGCGGGGACAAGTTCGCCGGAGTGGCCCACGACGCGGCGCCCGTCTCCGGCTCCCCCCGCCTCGCGGGCGCCCTGGCCTGGATCGACTGCGCCGTCCACGCCGTCCACACCGGCGGCGACCACCTCATCGTGGTCGGCCGCGTGACCGCCCTCGGCACCACCGGGACGGACGACGCGCCGCTGCTGTTCCACCGGGGGCGGTTCCTCTAG
- a CDS encoding enoyl-CoA hydratase/isomerase family protein: MPDSPRQSASPPASWITHATDNHVARITLDRPEALNAITPDQRERIIELLGAASADPGVRAVVVTGTGRGFCAGADLRGAAPAGERIAGDVARTLRVGAQRLIAAVLDCEKPVIAAVNGTAAGLGAHLAFACDLVLAAESARFIEVFVRRGLVPDGGGAYLLPRLIGPQRAKELMFFGDALGAADAERLGLVNRVVPDAELDKTAREWADRLAAGPTRALALTKQLVNASLDTDRGTAFAAEAAAQEINMATEDAREGVASFVERRTPGFRGR, translated from the coding sequence ATGCCCGACTCCCCCCGGCAGTCCGCATCTCCCCCTGCGTCATGGATAACGCACGCCACTGACAACCACGTCGCGCGGATCACCCTCGACCGGCCCGAGGCGCTCAACGCGATCACCCCTGACCAGCGCGAACGCATCATCGAACTGCTCGGTGCGGCCTCCGCCGACCCCGGCGTGCGGGCGGTCGTCGTCACCGGCACGGGCCGCGGCTTCTGCGCCGGGGCGGATCTGCGCGGCGCGGCCCCGGCCGGCGAACGGATCGCCGGCGACGTGGCCCGCACGCTCCGGGTCGGCGCCCAGCGCCTGATCGCCGCCGTCCTCGACTGCGAGAAGCCGGTGATCGCCGCCGTCAACGGCACGGCGGCCGGACTCGGCGCCCATCTGGCGTTCGCCTGCGACCTCGTGCTCGCCGCGGAGTCCGCCCGGTTCATCGAGGTGTTCGTCCGGCGCGGCCTCGTACCCGACGGCGGCGGCGCCTATCTGCTGCCGCGGCTGATCGGCCCGCAGCGCGCCAAGGAGCTGATGTTCTTCGGGGACGCCCTCGGCGCGGCGGACGCCGAACGCCTCGGGCTGGTCAACCGCGTCGTGCCGGACGCCGAGCTGGACAAGACGGCCCGTGAGTGGGCCGACCGGCTCGCGGCGGGTCCGACCCGGGCCCTCGCGCTGACCAAGCAGCTCGTCAACGCGTCCCTCGACACCGACCGCGGCACCGCCTTCGCCGCCGAGGCCGCCGCGCAGGAGATCAACATGGCGACGGAGGACGCACGGGAGGGCGTGGCGAGCTTCGTCGAGCGCCGCACCCCCGGCTTCCGGGGACGCTGA
- a CDS encoding acetate--CoA ligase family protein, giving the protein MLGSTHGTLTTDARRARVIACGERRPHPAVHGRPADVADLDVSGRPLHAEVPDLDRFFRPESVAVIGASDAEGRPNTGITRQLTAWAERVGARLHPVHPTRESVFGIPCVPSVADLPEQVDLAVLLVADPLPVVEQLAEAKVRFAVAFAAGFAETGEEGAAAQARLAAAVRRSGTRLLGPNTNLNAFEEFREDLDGPAIALITQSGHQGRPVFALQELGVRLSHWAPTGNEADLEAADFISWFAERPEVGAIAAYVEGLKDGRSFLLAADRAARRKVPVVAVKVGRTETGARTAASHTGKLTGADAVVDAAMRQYGVIRVDGLDELQDTAALLARARPPRADGVAVYSISGGTGAHVADLAVAAGLRLPVLSQARQAELHQWIPPYLNVANPVDNGGHPVGDWRGRKIIDAILDDPEVGVLICPITGPFPPLSDRLVRDLVDAAEQTDKLVCVVWGSPVGTEPAYREVLLGSSRVATFRSVANCLTAVRAHLAHHRFVRDYRSPFDDAPRSPSPSFRKARELMRPGQQLSEHAAKMLLRAYGIRVPREQLVTSAAAAVRSAGQVGYPVVMKASGARLAHKTELGLVKIGLTSAAQVRDAYRELTDIARYEGVPLDGVLVCQMVEQGVEMVVGVTHDDLFGPTVTVGLGGVLVEVLRDAAVRVPPFGEDQARDMLTELRGRALLDGVRGRPPADLDALVEVVLRVQRMALELGDDLAELDINPLMVLPRGQGAVALDALAVCR; this is encoded by the coding sequence ATGCTTGGATCAACCCACGGCACCCTCACCACCGACGCCCGCCGGGCCCGGGTCATCGCCTGCGGCGAGCGGCGGCCCCACCCCGCCGTCCACGGCCGCCCGGCCGATGTGGCGGACCTGGACGTCAGCGGGCGGCCGCTGCACGCGGAGGTCCCCGATCTGGACCGCTTCTTCCGCCCCGAGTCCGTCGCGGTGATCGGCGCCTCGGACGCCGAGGGGCGCCCGAACACCGGGATCACCCGGCAGCTGACGGCATGGGCGGAGCGGGTCGGGGCGCGGCTGCACCCCGTCCACCCCACCCGTGAGTCGGTCTTCGGCATCCCCTGCGTCCCTTCCGTCGCCGACCTGCCCGAGCAGGTCGATCTCGCCGTGCTGCTGGTCGCCGACCCGCTGCCGGTGGTCGAGCAACTCGCCGAGGCCAAGGTGCGGTTCGCGGTGGCCTTCGCCGCCGGGTTCGCCGAGACCGGCGAGGAGGGCGCGGCGGCGCAGGCCCGTCTCGCCGCCGCCGTCCGGCGGTCCGGGACCCGGCTGCTGGGGCCGAACACCAACCTCAACGCCTTCGAGGAGTTCCGCGAGGACCTGGACGGGCCGGCCATCGCCCTGATCACCCAGTCCGGGCACCAGGGCCGGCCCGTCTTCGCCCTCCAGGAACTCGGTGTCCGCCTCTCCCACTGGGCCCCGACCGGCAACGAGGCCGATCTGGAGGCCGCCGACTTCATCTCCTGGTTCGCCGAGCGGCCCGAGGTCGGCGCCATCGCCGCCTATGTCGAGGGGCTCAAGGACGGCAGGTCCTTCCTGCTCGCCGCCGACCGGGCCGCCCGGCGCAAGGTGCCGGTCGTCGCGGTCAAGGTGGGCCGCACCGAGACCGGCGCGCGCACGGCCGCCTCCCACACCGGCAAGCTGACCGGCGCGGACGCGGTGGTGGACGCGGCGATGCGGCAGTACGGCGTGATCCGGGTCGACGGGCTGGACGAGCTCCAGGACACCGCGGCCCTGCTGGCCCGTGCCCGTCCGCCGCGCGCCGACGGTGTCGCCGTGTATTCGATCTCGGGCGGCACGGGCGCGCACGTCGCCGATCTCGCGGTGGCGGCCGGACTGCGGCTGCCGGTGCTGTCGCAGGCCAGGCAGGCCGAGCTGCACCAGTGGATCCCGCCGTATCTGAACGTGGCCAACCCGGTCGACAACGGGGGGCACCCGGTCGGCGACTGGCGCGGCCGGAAGATCATCGACGCGATCCTCGACGACCCCGAGGTGGGGGTGCTGATCTGCCCGATCACCGGGCCCTTCCCGCCGCTGAGCGACCGGCTCGTACGGGATCTGGTGGACGCGGCGGAGCAGACCGACAAACTGGTGTGCGTCGTGTGGGGGTCGCCGGTCGGCACCGAGCCGGCCTACCGCGAGGTGCTGCTCGGCTCCTCGCGGGTGGCCACCTTCCGCTCCGTCGCCAACTGCCTCACGGCGGTGCGCGCCCATCTCGCCCACCACCGCTTCGTACGCGACTACCGCTCCCCCTTCGACGACGCCCCGCGCAGCCCCTCGCCCTCCTTCCGCAAGGCGCGCGAGCTGATGCGGCCGGGGCAGCAGCTGAGCGAGCACGCGGCCAAGATGCTGCTGCGGGCCTACGGGATCCGGGTGCCGCGCGAGCAGTTGGTGACCAGCGCCGCGGCGGCCGTCCGGTCGGCGGGGCAGGTGGGCTACCCGGTGGTGATGAAGGCGTCCGGAGCGCGCCTGGCCCACAAGACCGAGCTGGGCCTGGTGAAGATCGGGCTGACCTCGGCCGCGCAGGTCCGCGACGCCTACCGCGAGCTGACCGACATCGCCCGCTACGAGGGCGTCCCGCTGGACGGTGTGCTGGTGTGCCAGATGGTCGAGCAGGGCGTGGAGATGGTCGTCGGCGTCACCCACGACGACCTCTTCGGGCCGACCGTGACCGTCGGGCTCGGCGGTGTGCTCGTGGAGGTGCTGCGGGACGCGGCGGTGCGGGTGCCGCCGTTCGGCGAGGACCAGGCCCGGGACATGCTGACCGAACTGCGCGGCCGGGCCCTGCTCGACGGGGTGCGCGGACGCCCGCCGGCCGATCTCGACGCGCTCGTCGAAGTCGTCCTGCGGGTGCAGCGCATGGCGCTGGAGCTCGGCGACGACCTGGCGGAACTCGACATCAACCCGCTGATGGTGCTGCCCAGGGGGCAGGGGGCCGTGGCCCTCGACGCGCTGGCCGTCTGCCGCTGA
- a CDS encoding flavin-containing monooxygenase — MPDSTAPTQPEGPTSPQREEPTSASPETSRDDGGPRPSQSPADRPVYVIGGGPGGLSVARALRARGIRAVVLEKSDRVGASWRRHYDRLHLHTTRRLSALPGLPMPRRFGRWVSRDDVVRYLEKYAEHHQLEIVTGVEVSRVERAPDGTGWLLHATGGRELTGGAVVVATGHNHTPRLPDWPGRDTYSGELRHARDYRNPEPYAGQDVLVVGVGNTGAEIAVDLVEGGAARVRLSVRTAPHIVRRSTAGWAAQYTGVLVRRLPVRLVDRLARPLAKVSVPDLSAHGLPRPATGLYSRVTEGSIPVQDVGLVDAVRGGRVEIVAAVQAFEDGEVLLADGSRVTPDAVVAATGYRRALEPLVGHLDVLDDRGRPVVHGARTPRNAPDLYFTGFTNPISGMFRELAIDAEKIARTIARRSADRVSRLPG, encoded by the coding sequence ATGCCCGACTCCACAGCGCCCACCCAACCCGAGGGACCCACGTCCCCGCAGCGGGAGGAACCGACGTCCGCGAGCCCCGAGACCTCCCGGGACGACGGCGGCCCGCGCCCCTCGCAAAGCCCCGCCGACCGGCCCGTCTACGTCATCGGCGGCGGACCGGGCGGCCTCTCCGTCGCCCGGGCGCTGCGGGCCCGCGGCATCCGCGCGGTCGTACTGGAGAAGTCCGACCGGGTCGGCGCGTCCTGGCGACGCCACTACGACCGGCTGCACCTGCACACCACCCGCCGGCTGTCCGCGCTGCCCGGACTGCCGATGCCGCGCCGCTTCGGACGCTGGGTCTCCCGGGACGACGTGGTGCGCTACCTGGAGAAGTACGCCGAGCACCACCAACTGGAGATCGTGACCGGCGTCGAGGTCTCCCGCGTCGAGCGGGCGCCCGACGGCACCGGCTGGCTGCTGCACGCCACCGGCGGCCGTGAACTGACCGGCGGCGCCGTGGTCGTCGCCACCGGCCACAACCACACCCCGCGCCTTCCGGACTGGCCGGGCCGGGACACCTACTCCGGCGAACTGCGCCACGCCCGCGACTACCGCAACCCCGAGCCCTACGCCGGCCAGGACGTCCTCGTCGTCGGCGTCGGCAACACCGGCGCGGAGATCGCGGTCGACCTCGTCGAGGGCGGCGCGGCCCGGGTGCGGCTGTCGGTGCGCACCGCCCCGCACATCGTCCGCCGCTCCACGGCCGGCTGGGCGGCCCAGTACACCGGTGTGCTCGTGCGCCGGCTGCCGGTCCGGCTCGTCGACCGGCTCGCCCGCCCGCTGGCCAAGGTCAGCGTGCCGGACCTGAGCGCGCACGGCCTGCCCCGCCCCGCGACCGGCCTGTACAGCAGGGTCACCGAGGGCTCGATCCCCGTGCAGGACGTCGGCCTGGTCGACGCGGTGCGCGGCGGCAGGGTCGAGATCGTCGCCGCGGTACAGGCGTTCGAGGACGGCGAGGTCCTGCTCGCGGACGGCAGCCGGGTCACCCCGGACGCCGTCGTCGCCGCGACGGGCTACCGCCGCGCGCTGGAGCCCCTCGTCGGCCATCTCGACGTCCTGGACGACCGCGGCAGGCCCGTCGTGCACGGTGCCCGCACCCCGCGCAACGCCCCCGACCTGTACTTCACCGGTTTCACCAACCCGATCAGCGGCATGTTCCGCGAGCTGGCGATCGACGCGGAGAAGATCGCCCGGACCATCGCCAGGAGGAGCGCCGACCGGGTCTCCCGGCTCCCCGGCTGA
- a CDS encoding DoxX family protein, with amino-acid sequence MDTIWLSGAQWLAVLRIGLGLWWLESWRHKDKKGWFERGTGIAWAADVAAEHRWGVVRSGFRRVVAPRPRVMAYVVVYAELALGLGLITGFLTPVALAGGLLLNVLYFSLMIHDWAEQGQNLMMALISTVALFGMSWQTWSLDAALGWLP; translated from the coding sequence ATGGACACGATCTGGCTGAGCGGTGCGCAGTGGCTGGCCGTGCTGCGCATCGGGCTCGGGCTGTGGTGGCTGGAGAGCTGGCGGCACAAGGACAAGAAGGGCTGGTTCGAGCGGGGCACCGGGATCGCCTGGGCGGCGGACGTGGCGGCGGAGCACCGCTGGGGCGTGGTGCGTTCGGGATTCCGGCGCGTCGTCGCCCCCCGGCCGCGGGTGATGGCGTACGTCGTCGTGTACGCGGAACTCGCCCTGGGACTCGGCCTGATCACCGGATTCCTCACCCCGGTCGCCCTGGCCGGCGGGCTGCTGCTCAACGTCCTCTACTTCAGCCTCATGATCCACGACTGGGCCGAGCAGGGGCAGAACCTCATGATGGCGCTGATCTCCACCGTCGCCCTGTTCGGGATGTCCTGGCAGACCTGGTCGCTGGACGCCGCCCTGGGGTGGCTGCCGTGA
- a CDS encoding Zn-ribbon domain-containing OB-fold protein — MSARHDLPDVDAFTRTYWDAAAGGRLLVRRCRACGRAHHYPREFCPYCWSEDVGWEEASGRATLYTWSVVHRNDLPPFGERTPYVAAVVDLAEGPRMMTEVVECGPDDLRAGAELAVAFREGVPVFRVRRDRG; from the coding sequence GTGAGCGCGCGGCACGATCTGCCGGACGTCGACGCGTTCACCCGGACCTACTGGGACGCCGCGGCGGGCGGGCGGCTGCTGGTGCGGCGCTGCCGGGCGTGCGGGCGGGCGCACCACTACCCCCGGGAGTTCTGCCCGTACTGCTGGAGCGAGGACGTGGGCTGGGAGGAGGCCTCCGGTCGCGCCACGCTCTACACCTGGTCCGTCGTGCACCGCAACGACCTGCCGCCCTTCGGGGAGCGCACCCCGTACGTCGCCGCGGTCGTTGACCTCGCCGAGGGGCCGCGGATGATGACCGAGGTGGTCGAGTGCGGGCCGGACGACCTGCGGGCGGGGGCGGAACTGGCGGTGGCGTTCCGGGAGGGAGTGCCGGTCTTCCGGGTCCGGCGGGATCGGGGGTGA
- a CDS encoding GNAT family N-acetyltransferase: MSHIRARSLVSQPFPEPHGHGLRLCRWDPDSDADAENWLRGMSDPEFQRWNTPLKQITGLSEARASLRAKAESWANGSGASFRVADAATGTTLGHLGVNEIDHVFRVARVGYWTLPEARGRGVAARALVLAADWAFTDLGLHRLELGHALGHEASCRIAQRCGFPYEGTLRGAMWEAGRQDTFRDVHLHGRLATDPPVRL, translated from the coding sequence ATGTCCCACATACGCGCCCGGTCCCTCGTCTCCCAGCCCTTCCCCGAGCCGCACGGCCACGGTCTGCGGCTGTGCCGCTGGGACCCGGATTCCGACGCCGACGCCGAGAACTGGCTGCGCGGCATGTCCGACCCGGAGTTCCAGCGCTGGAACACTCCGCTGAAGCAGATCACCGGGCTGTCCGAGGCCCGTGCCTCCCTCCGCGCCAAGGCGGAGAGCTGGGCGAACGGTTCCGGCGCGTCGTTCCGCGTCGCGGACGCCGCCACGGGCACCACGCTCGGCCACCTCGGTGTCAACGAGATCGACCATGTCTTCCGCGTGGCGCGGGTCGGCTACTGGACCCTCCCCGAGGCCCGCGGCCGGGGCGTCGCCGCCCGCGCCCTCGTCCTCGCCGCCGACTGGGCGTTCACGGACCTCGGCCTGCACCGCCTGGAACTGGGCCACGCCCTCGGCCACGAGGCCTCCTGCCGGATCGCGCAGCGCTGCGGATTCCCCTACGAGGGGACCCTGCGCGGCGCGATGTGGGAGGCCGGGCGGCAGGACACGTTCCGCGACGTGCACCTGCACGGCCGACTGGCCACCGACCCGCCGGTCCGGCTGTGA
- a CDS encoding pyridoxine/pyridoxamine 5'-phosphate oxidase: MEPDLHELLRSLRVWDPEATELPPFDPAAAPAEPLPLFTGWLAQAVAAGQPEPHTMSLATADEEGRPDVRTVMLHGADAHGWSFATHLTSRKGGHLTARPYAALGFYWPAQGRQVRVRGPVTTAPAEESRSDLHARSTGALAAALTGHQSEPLGSLDELARASDEAWTRARDTPQAPVPTWTLYRLLPDEVEFFQGDARRRHVRLAYRRTPDGWTRQLLWP, translated from the coding sequence ATGGAACCGGATCTTCACGAGCTGCTGAGGTCGCTGCGGGTGTGGGACCCGGAGGCCACCGAGCTGCCGCCGTTCGACCCCGCCGCGGCGCCCGCCGAACCGCTGCCCCTGTTCACCGGATGGCTGGCGCAGGCGGTGGCCGCGGGCCAGCCCGAACCGCACACCATGTCCCTGGCCACGGCGGACGAGGAGGGCCGGCCCGATGTGCGCACGGTGATGCTGCACGGCGCCGACGCACACGGCTGGTCCTTCGCGACCCACCTCACCAGCCGCAAGGGCGGCCATCTCACGGCCCGCCCCTATGCCGCCCTGGGCTTCTACTGGCCCGCCCAGGGCCGGCAGGTCCGGGTGCGGGGCCCGGTCACCACGGCCCCGGCCGAGGAGAGCCGGTCCGACCTGCACGCCCGCTCCACGGGCGCGCTGGCCGCCGCGCTCACCGGCCACCAGAGCGAACCCCTCGGCTCCCTGGACGAACTCGCCCGCGCCTCGGACGAGGCCTGGACCCGGGCACGGGACACCCCGCAGGCCCCGGTCCCCACCTGGACGCTCTACCGACTCCTGCCCGACGAGGTCGAGTTCTTCCAGGGCGACGCCCGGCGGCGCCACGTCCGGCTGGCCTACCGGCGCACCCCGGACGGCTGGACCCGGCAGCTCCTGTGGCCCTGA
- a CDS encoding pyridoxamine 5'-phosphate oxidase family protein → MALSREEREQFLAEPHVAAFAVAGMAGRAPLTVPIWYQYAPGGNIWIMTGRDSRKNELLGAAGRFSLMVDRVEPTIRYVSVEGPVIGTTSATVEELRELAARYLPADKVDGYVDFAAKNHGEQVVIRMRPERWVSSDLGSV, encoded by the coding sequence ATGGCACTGTCCCGTGAGGAACGCGAACAGTTCCTGGCCGAACCCCACGTGGCCGCGTTTGCGGTGGCCGGGATGGCGGGCAGGGCCCCGCTGACCGTGCCGATCTGGTACCAGTACGCGCCCGGCGGCAACATCTGGATCATGACCGGCCGCGACTCCCGCAAGAACGAGCTGCTCGGCGCGGCGGGCCGGTTCTCCCTGATGGTCGACCGCGTAGAACCGACCATCCGCTACGTCTCCGTCGAGGGCCCGGTGATCGGGACCACCTCCGCGACCGTCGAGGAGCTGCGGGAGCTGGCCGCCCGCTACCTCCCCGCCGACAAGGTCGACGGCTATGTCGACTTCGCCGCGAAGAACCACGGCGAGCAGGTCGTCATCCGGATGCGGCCCGAGCGGTGGGTGTCCTCGGACCTCGGGTCGGTCTAG